A single region of the Bos mutus isolate GX-2022 chromosome 17, NWIPB_WYAK_1.1, whole genome shotgun sequence genome encodes:
- the FAM216A gene encoding protein FAM216A isoform X1 produces the protein MPNQGPVSDWTECSSSAEPPAVARAEGGGGGSAGHSYYQNSKGTDRIKDGHKVNSPRAKLQELWKMPQTVHTPKSMTEPSFLKHPDLTLVEKRYLCSVAKIYNANYLRTLMKRHYMHVIQRSSQKPGVLTHHRGHLSSRYSQKQHYPCTTWRHQLEREDLGPPNTAAASAPEMIQHSLWRPVRNKEGLKTGYASKTRCKSLKIFRKPGRPFMQSVSANDSESYMNEEKKEEDLLNKCMQSMSIEEQGEHLMLT, from the exons ATGCCCAACCAGGGTCCAGTGTCCGACTGGACGGAATGCAGTTCTTCCGCAGAGCCGCCTGCAGTGGCCAGGGCCGAGGGTGGCGGCGGCGG GTCAGCTGGACATTCTTATTACCAGAATTCCAAAGGTACTG ACAGAATCAAAGATGGACACAAAGTGAACTCGCCTAGAGCCAAGCTGCAAGAGTTGTGGAAAATGCCTCAAACAGTTCACACCCCTAAGTCAATGACAGAGCCTTCCTTTCTAAAG CATCCAGACCTCACCTTAGTCGAGAAGCGCTACCTGTGTAGCGTTGCTAAGATCTATAATGCAAACTATCTGAGGACTTTAATGAAGAGGCACTACATGCATGTGATCCAGCGCAGCTCCCAAAAACCAG GTGTCCTCACTCATCACAGGGGCCACCTCAGTTCTCGTTACTCACAGAAGCAGCATTACCCCTGTACTACATGGCGACACCAGCTGGAGAGAGAGGACTTGGGGCCTCCTAACACTGCAGCTGCATCTGCACCTGAGATGATACAACATTCGCTTTGGCGACCAGTGAGAAACAAAGAAGG TTTAAAAACTGGATATGCATCTAAAACAAGATGTAAATCACTGAAGATTTTTAGAAAACCAGGCAGACCGTTCATGCAATCAG tttctgCAAATGATTCTGAATCATacatgaatgaagaaaaaaaggaagaagatttACTAAATAAGTGTATGCAATCAATGTCAATTGAAGAACAGGGAGAACATCTGATGTTAACTTGA
- the FAM216A gene encoding protein FAM216A isoform X2 produces MPNQGPVSDWTECSSSAEPPAVARAEGGGGGSAGHSYYQNSKDRIKDGHKVNSPRAKLQELWKMPQTVHTPKSMTEPSFLKHPDLTLVEKRYLCSVAKIYNANYLRTLMKRHYMHVIQRSSQKPGVLTHHRGHLSSRYSQKQHYPCTTWRHQLEREDLGPPNTAAASAPEMIQHSLWRPVRNKEGLKTGYASKTRCKSLKIFRKPGRPFMQSVSANDSESYMNEEKKEEDLLNKCMQSMSIEEQGEHLMLT; encoded by the exons ATGCCCAACCAGGGTCCAGTGTCCGACTGGACGGAATGCAGTTCTTCCGCAGAGCCGCCTGCAGTGGCCAGGGCCGAGGGTGGCGGCGGCGG GTCAGCTGGACATTCTTATTACCAGAATTCCAAAG ACAGAATCAAAGATGGACACAAAGTGAACTCGCCTAGAGCCAAGCTGCAAGAGTTGTGGAAAATGCCTCAAACAGTTCACACCCCTAAGTCAATGACAGAGCCTTCCTTTCTAAAG CATCCAGACCTCACCTTAGTCGAGAAGCGCTACCTGTGTAGCGTTGCTAAGATCTATAATGCAAACTATCTGAGGACTTTAATGAAGAGGCACTACATGCATGTGATCCAGCGCAGCTCCCAAAAACCAG GTGTCCTCACTCATCACAGGGGCCACCTCAGTTCTCGTTACTCACAGAAGCAGCATTACCCCTGTACTACATGGCGACACCAGCTGGAGAGAGAGGACTTGGGGCCTCCTAACACTGCAGCTGCATCTGCACCTGAGATGATACAACATTCGCTTTGGCGACCAGTGAGAAACAAAGAAGG TTTAAAAACTGGATATGCATCTAAAACAAGATGTAAATCACTGAAGATTTTTAGAAAACCAGGCAGACCGTTCATGCAATCAG tttctgCAAATGATTCTGAATCATacatgaatgaagaaaaaaaggaagaagatttACTAAATAAGTGTATGCAATCAATGTCAATTGAAGAACAGGGAGAACATCTGATGTTAACTTGA